The following are encoded in a window of Microbacterium sp. LWO13-1.2 genomic DNA:
- a CDS encoding cytochrome c biogenesis protein CcdA, with protein sequence MNTDAIIGSGALWVAIPVAMLAGLVSFLSPCVLPLVPGYLGFIGGAVAPRSSAGAEGEGVSSRSARSTSGDSTGRGRLVFGVLLFILGFTVVFVAWTVLGGATGLFFAQWGEVITRVLGGVIILMGLVFLGLFAFAQREFRFHVDSKAGIIGAPLLGVALGIGWAPCMGPTLTTIVSLSWNVGDPWRASLLGIAYSLGLGIPFLLVALGFGWATRAVGFLRRHIRLVNIIGGILLIVLGLLMVTGLWTDIMSRLTAVMGSVFLPL encoded by the coding sequence GTGAACACCGACGCCATCATCGGATCCGGCGCGCTGTGGGTCGCGATCCCCGTCGCGATGCTCGCGGGTCTCGTCTCCTTCCTCTCGCCGTGCGTGCTGCCGCTGGTTCCCGGCTACCTCGGCTTCATCGGGGGAGCGGTCGCACCGCGGTCGAGTGCGGGTGCTGAGGGTGAGGGCGTTTCGTCTCGTTCCGCTCGCTCAACGTCCGGAGACTCCACCGGCCGCGGCCGCCTGGTCTTCGGCGTCCTCCTGTTCATCCTCGGCTTCACGGTCGTGTTCGTCGCATGGACGGTGCTCGGTGGGGCCACGGGGCTCTTCTTCGCGCAGTGGGGCGAGGTGATCACCCGTGTGCTGGGCGGCGTCATCATCCTGATGGGGCTGGTCTTCCTGGGGCTGTTCGCATTCGCGCAGCGCGAGTTCCGCTTCCACGTCGACTCGAAGGCGGGCATCATCGGCGCACCGCTCCTCGGCGTCGCCCTCGGCATCGGCTGGGCGCCGTGCATGGGGCCGACCCTCACGACGATCGTGTCGCTGTCCTGGAATGTCGGCGACCCTTGGCGTGCGTCGCTCCTCGGCATCGCCTACTCGCTCGGCCTCGGCATCCCGTTCCTGCTCGTCGCTCTCGGCTTCGGCTGGGCGACCAGGGCCGTCGGGTTCCTGCGCCGCCACATCCGCCTGGTGAACATCATCGGCGGCATCCTGCTCATCGTGCTCGGCCTCCTGATGGTGACCGGCCTCTGGACCGACATCATGTCGCGACTGACGGCGGTGATGGGCAGTGTCTTCCTCCCGCTCTGA
- a CDS encoding TlpA disulfide reductase family protein has translation MPLASTVDPNRSGRRSRTRHSRRAVGAALAAVLTIGLSACAPDPVSESFLSGENTGYVAADGAIVEIPESERGEPVVFGGVTETGEDFDSADLEGQVTVVNFWYAGCAPCRVEAADLESVWQEYEGDGVSFVGINTRDQADTAKAFADEYSITYPSLIDVDTAEAKFAFAQAVPIQATPTTLVLDKQGRVAARIIGPIDGTSILSTLVKDALAESS, from the coding sequence GTGCCACTCGCCTCGACGGTTGACCCGAATCGCAGCGGCCGCCGCTCCCGCACTCGACACTCTCGTCGTGCGGTCGGAGCCGCGCTCGCCGCGGTACTCACCATCGGTCTGAGCGCCTGCGCGCCCGATCCGGTCAGCGAGTCCTTCCTGAGCGGTGAGAACACCGGTTACGTCGCCGCCGACGGAGCGATCGTCGAGATTCCCGAGAGCGAGCGCGGCGAGCCCGTCGTCTTCGGCGGCGTCACCGAGACCGGCGAGGACTTCGACAGCGCCGACCTCGAGGGTCAGGTCACCGTCGTGAACTTCTGGTACGCGGGATGCGCGCCGTGCCGTGTGGAGGCCGCCGACCTCGAATCGGTCTGGCAGGAGTACGAGGGCGACGGGGTCTCCTTCGTCGGCATCAACACCCGGGATCAGGCCGACACTGCGAAGGCGTTCGCCGACGAGTACTCGATCACGTACCCGAGCCTCATCGACGTCGACACCGCCGAGGCGAAGTTCGCGTTCGCTCAGGCGGTTCCGATCCAGGCGACGCCGACCACCCTCGTGCTCGACAAGCAGGGCCGCGTCGCCGCTCGCATCATCGGGCCGATCGACGGCACCTCGATCCTCTCCACGCTCGTCAAGGACGCGCTCGCGGAGTCTTCGTGA
- a CDS encoding MerR family transcriptional regulator: protein MKSNAEHPWSVGDVATRFGLPTNVLRHWESVGLLRPDRDAAGRRRFGEDDVVRIAVIQRSKAAGMSLEQIGVLLDDGSAGRHQVLQEHLDDLDRRMEEMRRSREMTEHAMRCRSHDIATCPRFRAGVADVLARF, encoded by the coding sequence ATGAAGTCAAATGCTGAGCATCCGTGGTCCGTCGGCGACGTCGCGACCCGATTCGGCCTGCCGACCAATGTGCTCCGGCACTGGGAGTCGGTCGGCCTGCTCCGGCCGGATCGCGACGCGGCAGGACGTCGGCGCTTCGGAGAGGACGACGTCGTCCGTATCGCGGTGATCCAGCGCAGCAAGGCGGCCGGGATGAGCCTGGAGCAGATCGGCGTGCTGCTCGATGACGGCAGCGCCGGCCGGCATCAGGTGCTGCAGGAGCATCTCGACGACCTCGATCGGAGGATGGAGGAGATGCGGCGCTCGCGGGAGATGACCGAGCACGCGATGCGGTGCCGGTCGCACGACATCGCGACGTGTCCGCGGTTCCGTGCCGGCGTCGCCGACGTGCTCGCTCGATTCTGA